Proteins found in one Corynebacterium zhongnanshanii genomic segment:
- a CDS encoding DUF6912 family protein, translating to MRVYIPATFDMLSALKADGEHPIRSGVAFALTPAVREFYTGGDEEELAYTAFLDAARASLRLLASGDEQRFPHRRVVISADIADNSLQMSPADGESVVRVSPAVLSIAQLAAIHVDDADAEAATAKAITCIDEADLGDEDAELALGDAEDNLMSWYDAKELAFLVDLL from the coding sequence ATGCGTGTGTATATTCCAGCGACCTTCGACATGCTGAGCGCGCTGAAGGCGGACGGGGAGCACCCGATCCGCTCGGGCGTGGCGTTCGCGCTGACCCCTGCGGTGCGCGAGTTTTACACGGGTGGCGATGAGGAGGAGCTGGCGTACACCGCCTTTCTGGATGCGGCCCGCGCTTCGCTGCGCCTGCTGGCCTCGGGGGATGAGCAGCGTTTCCCGCACCGCCGCGTGGTAATCAGCGCGGACATCGCCGATAACTCCCTGCAGATGTCTCCGGCGGATGGGGAGTCCGTGGTGCGTGTGTCACCCGCCGTGCTCTCGATTGCGCAGCTGGCGGCGATTCACGTGGATGATGCCGACGCCGAAGCCGCCACCGCGAAAGCCATCACCTGTATTGACGAGGCCGATCTTGGTGATGAGGATGCCGAGTTGGCCCTGGGTGACGCCGAGGATAACCTGATGAGCTGGTACGACGCCAAGGAACTCGCGTTCCTGGTGGACCTGCTCTAG
- a CDS encoding HAD family hydrolase, which yields MRALIVDYCGVLDGAEEDRRRWRKLLTAARTEGLGTAILSNDPGGDAAAPIRQWQEAGYVDHVILSGEVGAEKPSEEIFTITADRLELNRKDLVLVDDNIVNIRGAVEAGLVGVYYQQFDRAVVEIQGLFGLEGEF from the coding sequence ATGCGTGCATTAATTGTTGACTATTGCGGTGTATTGGATGGTGCGGAAGAGGATCGTCGCCGGTGGCGCAAGTTGCTGACCGCCGCGCGCACCGAGGGCCTGGGCACGGCCATTTTGTCGAATGATCCCGGCGGAGATGCCGCCGCCCCGATCCGTCAGTGGCAGGAGGCAGGGTATGTGGACCACGTGATCCTGTCCGGCGAGGTGGGCGCCGAGAAGCCGTCGGAGGAGATCTTCACCATCACCGCCGACCGCCTGGAGCTTAACCGCAAGGACCTGGTGTTGGTGGACGATAACATCGTGAACATCCGCGGCGCTGTGGAGGCGGGCCTTGTGGGCGTGTACTACCAGCAATTTGACCGCGCAGTGGTGGAGATCCAGGGCCTGTTTGGCCTGGAGGGGGAGTTTTAG
- the rsgA gene encoding ribosome small subunit-dependent GTPase A, translated as MARRDWDESDIRIRPSKRSRPRTKDRPEHKDAKRGMVISKDRGRWGVVLEDTGVEVTCMRARELGRTAVVVGDRVGVVGDTSGKKDTLARIVKLEERTSVLRRTADDTDPYERIVVANADNLLIVTAVADPPPRAGFVERALIAAFVGGLRPILCLTKSDLADPREFAAEFVDLGLEILLTGVDDDLSPLVARLNNTVSATVGHSGVGKSTLVNRLVPDAERATGEVSGVGKGRHTSTQSVALKLPGGGWVIDTPGIRSFGLAHVDPETIIGVFDDLREVAETCPRGCTHIGPPADPECKLDTLEGASARRVSAVRRLLEALRSNNHWEL; from the coding sequence GTGGCTAGGCGAGACTGGGACGAATCGGACATCAGGATCCGTCCTTCCAAACGCTCCCGCCCCCGCACGAAGGACCGCCCCGAGCACAAGGACGCGAAGCGGGGAATGGTGATCTCCAAAGATCGCGGCCGCTGGGGCGTGGTCCTGGAGGACACGGGCGTGGAAGTGACGTGCATGCGTGCCCGGGAGTTGGGCCGCACCGCGGTGGTGGTGGGCGACCGCGTGGGCGTGGTGGGTGACACCTCCGGGAAGAAGGACACCCTGGCCCGGATCGTGAAGCTAGAGGAACGCACCAGCGTATTGCGCCGCACCGCGGATGACACCGACCCCTACGAACGCATCGTGGTCGCCAACGCCGATAACCTGCTGATTGTCACCGCCGTGGCCGATCCCCCTCCCCGCGCAGGCTTCGTGGAGCGGGCGCTCATCGCCGCGTTCGTGGGCGGGCTGCGGCCGATCCTGTGCCTGACGAAATCCGACCTCGCCGATCCTCGCGAGTTCGCCGCCGAGTTTGTGGACCTGGGCCTGGAGATCCTGCTGACGGGCGTGGACGACGACCTCTCCCCCCTCGTCGCCCGCCTGAACAACACCGTATCCGCCACCGTGGGCCATTCGGGTGTGGGCAAATCAACCCTGGTCAATCGTCTTGTCCCCGACGCCGAGCGCGCCACCGGAGAAGTCAGCGGAGTGGGCAAGGGGCGCCATACCTCCACGCAATCCGTGGCCTTGAAACTGCCCGGCGGTGGGTGGGTCATCGACACCCCGGGAATCCGAAGCTTCGGCCTGGCCCACGTAGACCCAGAGACCATCATCGGGGTCTTCGACGATCTCCGCGAGGTCGCCGAGACTTGCCCGCGAGGGTGCACGCACATCGGCCCTCCCGCCGATCCCGAATGCAAGCTGGACACCTTAGAGGGGGCGTCCGCCCGCCGAGTGAGCGCGGTGCGCCGCCTGCTCGAAGCGCTGCGATCCAACAACCACTGGGAGCTGTAG